The Methanobacterium lacus genome includes a region encoding these proteins:
- the purM gene encoding phosphoribosylformylglycinamidine cyclo-ligase produces MVTYSESGVDISLEEVTVSALISKLKETLNYRDVITESGHFAALVNLGDRAIAMSTDGVGSKILVAEMMEKYDTVGIDCIAMVVNDIICVGAEPIAMVDYLAVEKPDPEVAEQIGEGLRIGCKLANVAMIGGETASLPEIVKNFDLAGTGIGIVDTDSIVTGSSMVEGDVLIGIESSGIHSNGLSLARNIFFEENDFKVTDKLPNNPETTIGEELLKPTNIYVNPVIELLKTDVEVHGLAHITGGGFTNLKRLKKGVGYNITSLPEPQSIFLEMYELGVPVEELYRVFNMGIGFVVIVKPGDETRTMELIEKYNRAYKIGHVTADPDDKVTIKTFKEGTIIL; encoded by the coding sequence ATGGTAACCTATTCAGAATCAGGAGTGGACATCAGTCTTGAAGAGGTGACTGTCTCGGCATTGATCTCAAAACTGAAGGAAACTCTCAATTACAGAGACGTCATAACAGAATCCGGACACTTTGCAGCTTTAGTTAATCTTGGTGACAGAGCAATTGCAATGAGTACGGACGGTGTGGGAAGCAAAATATTGGTTGCAGAGATGATGGAAAAATACGATACAGTGGGGATAGACTGTATTGCAATGGTAGTTAATGACATCATCTGTGTAGGGGCAGAACCAATTGCAATGGTTGATTATTTGGCCGTTGAAAAACCAGATCCAGAAGTTGCTGAACAAATAGGAGAGGGACTTAGGATAGGTTGTAAACTCGCAAATGTTGCTATGATTGGAGGGGAAACAGCAAGCCTTCCGGAAATAGTGAAGAACTTCGATCTTGCAGGTACAGGAATAGGAATAGTAGACACTGACAGCATAGTAACCGGAAGTTCGATGGTTGAAGGAGATGTGCTGATAGGTATTGAGAGTAGTGGAATTCACAGTAACGGACTCAGCCTTGCAAGGAATATATTTTTCGAAGAAAATGATTTTAAGGTGACTGATAAACTTCCAAATAATCCTGAAACAACAATTGGGGAAGAGTTACTTAAACCCACCAATATTTACGTGAATCCTGTTATTGAACTTTTAAAAACAGATGTGGAAGTGCATGGTCTCGCCCACATTACAGGAGGAGGATTCACCAATCTAAAAAGGCTTAAAAAGGGTGTCGGTTACAATATCACATCGTTGCCTGAACCTCAATCAATCTTCTTGGAGATGTATGAACTTGGAGTTCCAGTGGAAGAACTTTATCGTGTTTTCAACATGGGTATAGGATTTGTAGTGATTGTGAAACCCGGGGACGAAACACGAACCATGGAACTCATTGAAAAATATAACCGAGCCTACAAAATAGGTCATGTCACAGCTGATCCAGATGATAAGGTAACAATCAAAACCTTTAAGGAAGGTACAATCATATTATAA
- a CDS encoding beta-CASP ribonuclease aCPSF1, with protein sequence MGSEIQEIKNTIVQRLPSRVQVAKVEFEGPEVVIYTKNPEIITENGDLIRDLAKDIRKRIIIRSDKSVLTEPEKTIDRIHEIVPEEAKITNVSFDEVTCEVIIEARKPGLVIGKYGSTSREIIKKTGWSPKILRTPPITSEVIQRVRRTLRKNSKERKKILQTLGNRIHRELPSENEWTRLTSLGGFREVGRSSLFLQTSNSKIMLDCGVNVAGSDDKSSYPYLNVPEFVLDDLDAVIISHAHLDHSGFLPYLYHYGYEGPVYCTTPTRDLMTLLQLDHIDIAHREDNPLPFNIKHVKKSIKHTITLDYGEVTDIAPDIRLTLHNAGHILGSAITHMHIGDGQHNFVYTGDFKYERSRLLEPAVSKFPRIESLVMESTYGGHDDVQPSRNDAEKELVKTIYRTLERGGKVLMPVFAVGRAQELMIVLDEYIRHGMIEEVPVFIDGMIWEATAIHTARPEYLSKDLRDQIFHMGRNPFISDVFHKVNGGNERQEIVEGEPAIILSTSGMLTGGNSVEYFKQLCGDEKNSLVFVGYQAEGSLGRRLQKGWKEIPLKEEGKTNVYNVKMHIKTIEGFSGHSDRRQLMDYVRRLSPKPEKILFCHGDNYKTLDLASSIYRSYKIETKTPMNLETVRIQ encoded by the coding sequence ATGGGATCAGAGATTCAAGAAATTAAAAATACAATAGTACAAAGATTACCTAGCAGAGTACAAGTGGCAAAGGTGGAATTTGAAGGGCCTGAGGTGGTTATATACACCAAAAACCCGGAAATTATTACAGAAAACGGGGATTTAATAAGGGATCTGGCAAAGGATATCAGGAAAAGGATCATCATACGATCAGATAAATCTGTCCTTACAGAACCTGAAAAAACCATCGACAGAATACATGAAATTGTCCCTGAAGAAGCCAAAATTACCAATGTTTCCTTCGACGAAGTCACATGCGAAGTGATAATAGAAGCCAGGAAACCCGGACTTGTAATAGGTAAGTACGGTTCAACTTCAAGAGAAATTATAAAAAAAACAGGTTGGTCTCCAAAGATTCTTAGAACACCTCCAATTACTTCTGAAGTAATTCAAAGAGTCAGGAGAACACTGAGGAAAAACAGCAAAGAACGTAAAAAAATCCTACAAACTCTGGGAAACAGAATTCACAGAGAATTACCAAGTGAAAACGAATGGACTCGTTTAACTTCCCTTGGAGGATTTAGAGAGGTTGGAAGATCTTCACTGTTCCTGCAGACAAGCAACAGTAAGATCATGCTTGACTGTGGAGTGAACGTGGCTGGATCAGATGATAAAAGCTCTTATCCTTACCTCAATGTTCCGGAATTTGTGCTTGACGATCTTGATGCAGTTATAATTTCCCATGCTCACTTGGATCATTCAGGATTTTTACCCTACCTGTACCACTACGGATACGAAGGTCCGGTGTACTGTACAACACCTACAAGAGATTTAATGACACTTTTACAGTTAGATCATATTGATATTGCACACAGAGAAGATAACCCACTTCCATTCAATATTAAACACGTTAAAAAGAGTATTAAACATACAATTACCCTTGATTATGGTGAGGTTACTGATATTGCTCCAGACATACGCTTAACCCTCCATAATGCAGGTCATATCCTTGGTTCTGCAATAACCCACATGCACATTGGTGATGGTCAACATAACTTCGTTTACACAGGAGATTTCAAATACGAACGAAGCAGACTTTTAGAACCTGCAGTTTCAAAGTTCCCACGTATAGAGTCCCTTGTTATGGAAAGTACCTATGGTGGTCATGATGATGTGCAACCATCCAGAAACGATGCAGAAAAAGAACTGGTTAAAACCATTTATCGAACCCTAGAACGTGGCGGGAAAGTTCTTATGCCCGTATTTGCTGTGGGTAGGGCTCAAGAACTTATGATCGTTCTTGATGAATACATAAGACATGGTATGATTGAAGAGGTACCTGTGTTCATAGACGGTATGATCTGGGAAGCAACAGCCATACACACTGCAAGACCAGAGTACTTGAGTAAGGATCTCAGGGACCAAATATTCCATATGGGTAGGAACCCATTCATTTCAGATGTCTTCCACAAGGTTAATGGTGGAAATGAAAGACAGGAAATTGTTGAAGGTGAACCTGCAATCATACTATCAACATCAGGTATGTTGACTGGAGGAAACTCTGTAGAATACTTCAAACAACTTTGCGGTGACGAAAAGAATTCGCTGGTGTTTGTTGGTTATCAGGCAGAAGGATCCCTTGGAAGAAGGCTCCAGAAAGGTTGGAAAGAAATTCCTCTCAAAGAAGAAGGTAAAACCAATGTTTACAATGTAAAGATGCATATTAAAACCATTGAAGGATTTAGTGGACATTCAGATCGTAGGCAGCTCATGGATTACGTTAGAAGGCTTTCTCCTAAACCAGAGAAGATCTTGTTCTGCCACGGGGATAATTACAAAACCCTTGATCTTGCATCCAGCATTTACAGGAGTTATAAAATAGAAACAAAAACTCCAATGAACCTTGAAACAGTAAGGATCCAGTAA
- the psmB gene encoding archaeal proteasome endopeptidase complex subunit beta, whose amino-acid sequence MNDKDRLKGTTTVGVTCKDGIVFATERRASMGNLIAHKVADKIFKIDDHIGATIAGSVSDAQKLMGYISAEVALYRLRNGAPMSVEAAANMTSNILHASRFYPYYVQTLLGGVDEKGPALFSLDPSGGVIKDLMISTGSGSPVAYGVLEDRYNQEMDIEEGTSVVIRAIKAAMERDTYSGNGIKVATITKEEGFKILPDDEVAKKIEELN is encoded by the coding sequence ATGAACGATAAAGATCGATTAAAAGGCACTACAACTGTTGGTGTAACTTGCAAAGACGGAATTGTGTTTGCAACAGAAAGGAGAGCTTCAATGGGTAATTTAATTGCCCACAAGGTTGCAGACAAGATATTTAAAATTGATGATCATATCGGAGCTACAATAGCCGGATCAGTATCAGACGCCCAAAAACTTATGGGATATATTAGTGCAGAAGTAGCCCTTTACAGGCTAAGGAATGGTGCTCCCATGAGTGTGGAAGCAGCTGCAAACATGACCTCAAACATACTTCATGCATCCAGATTTTATCCTTACTACGTCCAAACCCTCCTCGGAGGAGTGGATGAGAAGGGACCTGCTCTGTTCTCATTAGATCCGAGTGGAGGAGTAATTAAAGATCTCATGATTTCCACTGGATCAGGTTCGCCAGTAGCTTACGGTGTTCTTGAAGACCGTTACAACCAAGAGATGGACATTGAAGAGGGTACATCAGTTGTAATTAGGGCAATAAAAGCTGCTATGGAAAGAGATACCTATTCTGGTAATGGAATTAAGGTGGCAACTATAACTAAGGAAGAAGGATTTAAAATACTACCCGACGATGAGGTAGCCAAAAAAATCGAAGAATTAAACTAG
- a CDS encoding formate--phosphoribosylaminoimidazolecarboxamide ligase yields MVKVNRNEILEILKGYDKEDITIATLGSHTSLHILKGAKEEGFRTAVVCEKGREVPYKRFKVADEYIIVDKFSDIVNEDVQEKLRAMNSIVVPHGSFVAYAGLDRIENDFKVPMFGNRDILRWEAERDLERELMIESDIRIPLKFEDPSKIDRTVMVKFPGARGGRGYFVASTPEEFHQKIDSMLERNWIGEEDVENAHIEEYVSGCNYCVHYFYSPLNNEVEVLGMDSRYESNIDGLTRIPAKDQLDVSLDPSYVITGNHPVVMRESLLPQVFEIGDNLVEGAKKLVSPGMSGPFCLQTLCTDDLEIIVFEMSARIDGGSNTFMDSSAYSYLLFGEFMSMGRRIAREIKEGAKQDKLDILIT; encoded by the coding sequence ATGGTGAAAGTTAACAGAAACGAAATTCTCGAAATATTAAAGGGGTATGACAAGGAAGACATCACTATTGCAACGTTAGGTAGTCACACATCACTCCACATATTGAAGGGAGCAAAAGAAGAAGGTTTTAGAACCGCTGTTGTTTGTGAAAAAGGGCGTGAAGTTCCTTATAAACGTTTTAAAGTGGCTGATGAGTACATCATAGTTGATAAATTTAGTGACATAGTGAACGAAGATGTGCAGGAAAAATTAAGGGCAATGAACAGTATTGTTGTGCCACATGGTTCTTTTGTTGCTTATGCCGGTTTAGATCGTATTGAAAATGATTTTAAAGTTCCTATGTTTGGAAATAGGGATATTTTAAGGTGGGAAGCAGAGAGGGATCTTGAGAGGGAACTGATGATAGAATCTGACATAAGGATTCCCTTGAAATTTGAGGATCCATCAAAAATAGACAGGACTGTAATGGTCAAATTCCCAGGTGCCCGGGGAGGTAGGGGCTATTTTGTAGCATCTACACCTGAAGAATTCCATCAAAAGATAGATTCCATGCTTGAAAGAAACTGGATTGGAGAAGAAGATGTAGAAAATGCCCACATAGAAGAATATGTTTCAGGATGTAATTACTGTGTTCACTACTTCTACAGTCCCCTAAACAATGAAGTTGAAGTTCTTGGAATGGACAGCCGTTACGAATCTAATATCGATGGATTAACAAGAATTCCTGCCAAGGATCAGTTGGATGTTTCGTTGGATCCTTCCTACGTTATTACTGGAAATCATCCAGTGGTCATGAGGGAATCTCTTCTTCCGCAAGTGTTTGAAATAGGCGATAATCTGGTTGAAGGAGCTAAAAAACTAGTTTCACCAGGAATGAGCGGACCTTTCTGCCTGCAAACATTATGTACCGATGATCTGGAAATAATAGTGTTTGAAATGAGTGCCAGGATTGACGGCGGATCTAACACCTTCATGGACAGTTCTGCGTACAGTTACCTCCTATTCGGAGAATTTATGAGTATGGGGCGTAGAATTGCCAGGGAAATTAAAGAAGGTGCCAAACAGGACAAGTTAGATATATTAATAACTTAA
- a CDS encoding class I SAM-dependent methyltransferase codes for MKGKVIGDILVVKDDVEDVENLLKTPGVNRIVKLGRISGLKREPDVEVIIGEGTETVHRENKCGFKLDVSKIMWSKGNTTERKRMSLLPEDGEIIVDMFAGIGYFSIPMAVHSNPKQIYSLEINPVSHGYLCENIKINKVDGVVKPILGNCREVAPKAVADRVLMGYIGNTHEYLDVAMDVLKKGGTLHYHESVPDNIKFKRPVERIIAAAKTAGRGDVEILNARIIKPYSPGVYHVVVDAKID; via the coding sequence ATGAAGGGGAAGGTCATTGGAGACATACTGGTTGTAAAGGATGATGTAGAAGATGTTGAAAATCTTCTTAAAACACCGGGTGTCAATAGAATAGTCAAGTTAGGACGTATAAGTGGTTTGAAAAGGGAACCCGATGTAGAAGTAATTATTGGGGAAGGAACTGAAACTGTTCACCGGGAAAATAAATGTGGATTTAAGTTGGATGTTTCGAAGATCATGTGGTCCAAGGGCAACACCACAGAAAGAAAAAGAATGTCACTTCTTCCTGAAGATGGGGAGATAATAGTGGATATGTTTGCAGGAATTGGTTACTTTTCAATTCCAATGGCAGTACATTCCAACCCAAAACAGATATATTCCTTGGAAATAAATCCTGTCTCCCATGGTTATCTCTGTGAAAACATCAAGATAAACAAGGTTGATGGAGTGGTGAAGCCAATACTTGGGAACTGCAGGGAAGTGGCACCTAAAGCTGTGGCAGATCGAGTTTTGATGGGTTACATTGGAAACACCCATGAATATCTAGATGTTGCAATGGATGTATTGAAAAAGGGAGGAACACTACACTACCATGAATCTGTGCCAGACAACATCAAATTTAAACGACCTGTTGAACGCATAATTGCAGCTGCAAAAACTGCTGGAAGGGGAGATGTAGAAATTTTAAATGCCAGAATTATTAAACCGTACTCGCCCGGTGTTTATCATGTTGTTGTAGATGCGAAAATTGATTGA
- a CDS encoding sensor histidine kinase: MNKKNLLIVEDEGVTALEIQNKVEEWGYSVVGVLSSGEEAITVALDKRPDLILMDVVLKEKVNGIEAANIIKNSYDVPIIYLTAYDDEKTIEEAKITFPQAYLLKPFNDQELKLTIEIALYKHQMEARLKRSEETYRTLAENAEDIIFIISLEDRVDYVNKFAANILGFEPEDIVGKLRQNLFPMDISEKQRKSIDKAIETQSPVRSEIKMALPKGEMWLDTKIIPLKDKNDKIFAVMGISRDVTTQKNTEAALRSSLNEKVVLLKEIHHRVKNNMQIISSLINLQSDYATDESTIKMFEDSKHRIRTMALIHEKLYMSEDISLINFSKYIKSLTTKLLEFYSLKSRLITLKVISDDITMDIDSAIPCGLLINELLSNSIKYAFPDGREGNIVIKMHINDGYYVLSVEDDGVGFPEEIDFMNPNTLGLQIVQTLAQQLDGNIELETNGFTRFKISFKVENS; the protein is encoded by the coding sequence ATGAACAAAAAGAATTTACTCATAGTTGAGGATGAAGGAGTAACAGCTCTTGAAATTCAAAACAAAGTTGAAGAATGGGGTTATTCTGTGGTGGGCGTACTATCTTCTGGAGAAGAAGCAATAACGGTTGCACTGGACAAACGCCCGGACTTAATATTAATGGATGTTGTTCTTAAAGAAAAGGTAAATGGGATTGAAGCGGCAAATATCATAAAAAATAGTTATGATGTTCCGATCATTTATTTAACTGCATACGATGACGAAAAAACCATTGAAGAGGCCAAGATAACATTTCCTCAAGCATACCTTCTCAAACCATTCAATGACCAAGAACTCAAACTAACCATTGAAATAGCACTCTACAAACACCAAATGGAGGCCAGATTAAAACGAAGTGAAGAAACGTATCGTACCCTGGCAGAAAATGCTGAAGATATAATATTTATCATCAGCCTTGAGGACAGGGTGGATTACGTTAACAAATTCGCTGCCAACATATTAGGATTTGAACCCGAGGATATTGTGGGGAAATTAAGACAAAACTTGTTTCCAATGGACATATCTGAAAAACAGAGGAAAAGTATTGATAAGGCCATAGAAACACAATCTCCAGTAAGATCTGAGATTAAGATGGCACTACCCAAGGGTGAGATGTGGCTTGACACCAAAATTATCCCTTTGAAGGATAAAAATGACAAAATATTTGCGGTCATGGGTATTTCAAGGGATGTTACTACCCAGAAAAATACTGAAGCTGCTCTTAGGTCGTCTTTAAATGAAAAAGTGGTACTTTTAAAAGAGATTCACCATAGGGTTAAAAACAACATGCAGATCATTTCAAGCTTAATTAACCTTCAATCGGATTATGCGACTGACGAGTCTACCATAAAAATGTTTGAGGATAGTAAACACAGAATACGCACAATGGCGCTCATCCATGAAAAACTCTACATGTCTGAGGATATATCTTTGATAAACTTTTCAAAGTACATAAAAAGCCTTACAACTAAACTTCTAGAATTTTACAGTTTAAAATCAAGATTGATCACTCTTAAAGTAATATCCGACGACATTACCATGGACATTGATTCTGCAATTCCATGCGGGCTGTTAATCAACGAACTACTATCTAATTCGATTAAATATGCTTTTCCAGATGGTAGAGAAGGGAATATTGTTATTAAAATGCATATAAATGATGGATACTATGTTTTAAGTGTTGAAGATGATGGAGTTGGGTTCCCTGAAGAAATTGATTTTATGAATCCCAATACTTTGGGGCTTCAAATAGTCCAAACCCTGGCACAACAGCTTGATGGTAACATTGAACTCGAAACTAATGGATTCACAAGGTTCAAGATCAGTTTCAAAGTAGAAAACAGTTAA
- the cofG gene encoding 7,8-didemethyl-8-hydroxy-5-deazariboflavin synthase subunit CofG, whose protein sequence is MKLLAKSEVESLLTGDYKSLIANLEAANSHRNSNEITFSKNVFLPITDICRNICGYCTFRRDPDSKDATILMKPDSIMKQLKTADSFNCREALFAFGEQADSEAVVMNELEALGFNNIVDYLHHMCDEALKKTGLLPHSNPGVLSKGELKQLREVNASMGLMLETTSQKLMNTVVHEQSPGKQPKLRIKSIENAGKLKIPFTTGLLIGIGETIEDRAESLLELRRLQNKYGHIQEIIIQNFKPKHGIPMENHGEPTLIEMIKMVTVTKLMFPDVSVQVPPNLNNQHSPIFLIAGADDWGGVSPVTPDFVNPEAPWPEVDELKKLTEELGFKLKERLPVYPDYINEEFLDSRILKKIEGMGHS, encoded by the coding sequence ATGAAGTTATTAGCTAAATCTGAAGTTGAATCCCTTTTAACTGGAGATTATAAGAGTTTAATAGCAAATTTGGAAGCTGCAAATTCCCATAGGAACTCCAACGAAATCACTTTTTCTAAAAATGTATTCCTCCCAATAACAGATATTTGCAGAAATATCTGTGGGTACTGTACATTTCGTAGGGATCCTGATTCTAAGGATGCAACCATCCTCATGAAACCCGACTCAATAATGAAACAATTAAAAACCGCAGATAGTTTTAATTGCAGGGAGGCATTGTTTGCATTTGGAGAACAAGCAGACAGCGAAGCTGTAGTGATGAATGAACTGGAAGCACTTGGTTTTAATAATATTGTGGACTATCTTCACCACATGTGTGATGAAGCCCTAAAAAAAACAGGTCTTCTACCACACAGCAATCCCGGAGTACTGAGCAAGGGAGAACTTAAACAGTTACGGGAAGTTAATGCCTCCATGGGACTGATGCTAGAAACCACCAGTCAAAAACTAATGAATACAGTTGTTCATGAACAAAGTCCGGGAAAACAACCGAAACTCCGAATAAAATCCATCGAAAATGCGGGTAAATTGAAGATACCCTTTACCACAGGACTTTTAATAGGTATTGGTGAAACCATTGAGGATAGGGCAGAATCTCTCCTTGAATTAAGGCGTCTGCAAAATAAATATGGGCATATCCAGGAGATAATAATCCAAAATTTCAAACCTAAACATGGAATTCCCATGGAAAATCATGGCGAACCAACATTGATAGAAATGATAAAAATGGTAACTGTAACCAAGTTAATGTTTCCAGATGTGAGTGTTCAGGTTCCTCCAAACCTCAACAATCAGCACTCCCCAATATTTCTGATTGCAGGTGCAGATGACTGGGGTGGTGTTTCACCAGTAACTCCTGATTTTGTTAATCCAGAGGCACCATGGCCAGAAGTAGATGAACTTAAAAAATTAACGGAAGAATTAGGGTTTAAACTCAAAGAAAGGCTGCCTGTATATCCAGATTATATCAACGAAGAGTTTCTTGACTCCAGAATACTTAAAAAGATTGAAGGCATGGGCCACAGTTAA
- a CDS encoding DUF2120 domain-containing protein — MPTHEIAGKVMNELEAFHGSKPAIDTPQILIVRGMSRKRIDPEELSSIISGTMKGLGARTIDVFSEEATDIIGIMDENIRSTVEIPGETDVYGIYRLKESFESMNCHTEYSLGIIGKLAVFLVLWKDKSGMGPLFVELVVSNAEA, encoded by the coding sequence ATGCCCACTCATGAAATTGCAGGAAAAGTAATGAATGAATTAGAGGCTTTCCATGGATCTAAACCTGCCATCGATACTCCTCAAATCTTGATTGTTAGGGGAATGTCAAGAAAAAGGATCGATCCAGAAGAACTGTCCTCCATCATATCGGGGACAATGAAGGGGCTTGGTGCAAGGACCATCGATGTGTTTTCAGAGGAAGCCACTGATATTATTGGAATAATGGATGAAAATATACGGTCCACCGTGGAAATCCCCGGAGAAACTGATGTCTATGGAATCTACCGTCTTAAAGAATCATTCGAATCAATGAATTGTCATACAGAATATTCTTTAGGCATAATAGGCAAATTAGCCGTATTTTTAGTTTTATGGAAGGATAAAAGTGGTATGGGTCCTCTCTTTGTTGAACTAGTAGTATCAAACGCTGAAGCATGA
- the mptA gene encoding GTP cyclohydrolase MptA: MDKCFPDTQDKIPTIPVHLTRVGVKGVKKLLKIEREEKRPIVLLPTFNAFVDLPSTQKGIHMSRNPEAISEVLEQALEGTTLEIESLCAKIASCLLKKHKYAKRVEVSMKSDYMIMKKSPVTQIKTQEMTNIMADAIGVRNEDGIVIRKMIGAEVVGMTVCPCAQESTKESSKQELLKFLDEETTEKVLETVSFASHNQRGRGMIMMEVPENYVIRAEDLIRIIEDSMSSPVCELLKRSDENAVVVHAHKHPMFVEDCVRNMVQSIANEYSHLPDDALVTVRQTNEESIHRHNAFAEKVATMGELKREINNTEAADIDAHS, translated from the coding sequence GTGGACAAATGTTTCCCTGATACCCAGGACAAAATACCTACCATTCCAGTGCATTTAACTAGAGTGGGAGTTAAAGGCGTTAAAAAACTTTTAAAAATTGAAAGAGAGGAAAAAAGACCCATAGTTCTATTACCTACCTTCAATGCCTTCGTTGATCTTCCAAGTACCCAAAAGGGGATCCACATGTCAAGAAATCCTGAAGCCATTAGTGAGGTTTTAGAACAGGCACTTGAAGGCACTACACTAGAAATTGAATCACTGTGTGCAAAAATTGCCAGTTGCTTACTTAAAAAACACAAGTATGCCAAGAGGGTTGAGGTGAGTATGAAGAGTGACTACATGATAATGAAAAAATCACCAGTCACACAGATAAAAACTCAAGAAATGACCAACATCATGGCAGATGCAATTGGTGTGCGCAATGAAGATGGAATAGTCATCAGAAAAATGATCGGAGCAGAAGTTGTTGGGATGACTGTTTGCCCATGTGCTCAGGAATCTACCAAAGAATCTTCAAAACAAGAACTTTTAAAGTTTTTAGACGAAGAAACAACTGAAAAAGTGCTTGAAACTGTTTCCTTTGCTTCCCACAACCAAAGGGGTCGTGGTATGATAATGATGGAAGTTCCAGAAAATTATGTTATTCGGGCTGAAGACCTAATAAGGATCATTGAAGATTCCATGAGCTCACCTGTTTGTGAACTGCTTAAAAGAAGTGATGAAAATGCTGTAGTTGTTCATGCACACAAACATCCAATGTTTGTTGAGGACTGCGTCAGGAACATGGTTCAAAGCATTGCAAATGAATATTCACATCTTCCAGATGATGCATTGGTAACTGTAAGACAGACAAATGAAGAAAGTATTCACAGACACAATGCCTTTGCAGAAAAAGTAGCTACCATGGGAGAATTGAAAAGGGAAATCAACAATACGGAGGCTGCTGACATTGATGCCCACTCATGA
- a CDS encoding DUF2100 domain-containing protein, protein MENFRIKQAENLLKSAAKNKTKNKELKNAKPGFINVDIYESVINNLLEAEEFIYSSRPIHKLDSEDATKFISKILASRKDIDVILSDFGVIDKTAPEEDVKENFKDYLILTTKNNFKKTISKFGIDTQKIVVAGVPLVPEDMQILNPKMPESALGPIAKKIQHVKNDIERKMEQFQLENMVVLVESDKSGELLSKRAKEMYNAKIVVVENLKDITVEEFISIMS, encoded by the coding sequence ATGGAAAATTTCAGGATTAAACAGGCTGAAAATCTTCTAAAGTCTGCGGCTAAAAATAAAACTAAAAATAAAGAATTAAAAAATGCTAAACCCGGATTTATAAACGTGGATATCTATGAATCTGTGATAAACAACTTGTTGGAAGCAGAAGAATTTATTTACTCAAGCAGACCCATACACAAACTTGATTCTGAAGATGCCACCAAATTTATATCAAAAATTTTGGCTTCAAGAAAAGATATTGATGTCATACTCTCAGATTTTGGTGTAATTGACAAGACAGCTCCTGAAGAAGATGTTAAGGAAAATTTTAAAGATTATTTAATTTTAACAACTAAAAATAATTTCAAAAAAACCATTTCCAAATTTGGTATCGACACTCAGAAAATTGTAGTGGCAGGAGTGCCGCTGGTTCCTGAAGATATGCAAATTTTAAACCCTAAAATGCCAGAATCTGCCTTGGGACCCATAGCCAAAAAAATTCAGCACGTAAAAAATGATATAGAACGAAAAATGGAACAGTTCCAGTTGGAAAATATGGTTGTGCTTGTTGAATCAGATAAATCTGGTGAATTACTATCTAAACGTGCTAAAGAAATGTACAACGCAAAAATTGTTGTTGTAGAAAATTTAAAGGACATAACAGTCGAAGAATTCATTTCCATCATGTCATAA
- a CDS encoding Lrp/AsnC family transcriptional regulator gives MKNNDENQIVKIDETDKKILNLFNEDGRMSYRKISRKLDISIGTVHNRIEKLVKSGVIKKFAPVIDHSKLGYNFTTIIGVRVKGGVLKNWEDKTSYHKNVLCMYDVTGEFDALIVARFKDTTELDEFVKNLLQEPDVQRTYTQTVLNILKEDLGSSKML, from the coding sequence ATGAAAAATAACGATGAAAACCAAATAGTCAAGATCGATGAAACAGATAAAAAAATTCTTAATCTCTTCAACGAAGACGGAAGAATGTCCTACAGAAAAATATCTCGCAAACTTGACATTTCTATTGGTACAGTTCATAACAGAATAGAAAAACTGGTTAAGTCCGGAGTAATTAAAAAATTTGCTCCTGTGATCGATCACAGTAAACTCGGATACAACTTCACAACAATCATAGGTGTTAGGGTTAAGGGAGGCGTCCTCAAAAATTGGGAAGACAAAACATCCTACCATAAAAACGTACTCTGTATGTACGATGTTACAGGGGAATTCGATGCATTGATAGTTGCAAGATTCAAAGACACAACAGAACTGGATGAATTTGTGAAAAATCTGCTACAAGAACCAGATGTACAGCGAACATACACCCAAACAGTCCTGAACATTTTAAAGGAAGACCTTGGATCAAGCAAAATGCTTTAA